The Hippoglossus stenolepis isolate QCI-W04-F060 chromosome 11, HSTE1.2, whole genome shotgun sequence genome includes a window with the following:
- the yme1l1b gene encoding ATP-dependent zinc metalloprotease YME1L1b isoform X1: MFSLSMTVQPQVTVPFSHLINVLHSLKSSVGSSSSSTCSSRKHKEHASDSPRHCTEPVWNLRELGLSDLGTQQLDELVNGVLPRLSMLEAPLPLGSQIAWRTSHLSSHSFFFNKHGFSCSPIPMSAQVLSRQQLPPFESVFTELQHWPVLVQSRGFKTLRTKTRRLQSNYERPLESEGFTPSFMKGFLSRDKGIEVESLDILTKNKNVPDGQQESFKRGFAEGFLKAQALTQRTQDSLRRTRLILLVLLLVGLYGISKTPFLSVRFRTTSGLDSALDPVQIKNVTFEHVKGVEEAKNELQDVVEFLKSPQKFTALGGKLPKGVLLVGPPGTGKTLLARAVAGEADVPFYYASGSEFDEMFVGVGASRIRNLFREGKANAPCVIFIDELDSVGGKRVESPMHPYSRQTINQLLAEMDGFKPNEGVIIIGATNFPEALDNALVRPGRFDMQVTVPKPDVKGRTEIINWYLKKIKVDPAIEASIIARGTVGFSGADLENLVNQAALKAAVDGKDMVSMKELEFAKDKILMGPERRSAEIDQQNKRITAFHESGHAIVAYYTKDAMPINKATIMPRGPSLGHVSMLPENDRWSETRSQLLAQMDVSMGGRVAEEIIFGQEYITTGASSDFDSATKIAKMMVTRFGMSEKLGVMTYTDMTRQSPETQAAVEHEVRLILKESYERARALLKSHAKEHRNLADALLMYETLDAKEIQLVLEGKNLEAR; the protein is encoded by the exons ATGTTCTCTCTGTCAATGACGGTCCAACCACAG GTGACGGTGCCTTTCAGCCACCTCATCAACGTCCTCCACTCCCTGAAGAGCTCAGTGGGAAGCAGTagcagctccacctgcagctcAAGGAAACACAAGGAGCATGCCTCCGACTCACCACGACACTGTACAGAG CCTGTGTGGAACCTGCGGGAGCTTGGATTATCCGACCTGGGAacacagcagctggatgagCTCGTGAACGGTGTGTTACCACGCTTGAGCATGCTGGAAGCCCCGCTTCCACTTGGCAGTCAGATAGCCTGGAGGACGTCTCACCTCTCTTCACACTCCTTTTTCTTCAACAAGCATG ggTTCTCATGTAGTCCAATTCCAATGTCAGCCCAAGTTTTATCCAGGCAGCAGCTTCCACCTTTTGAATCTGTCTTCACAGAGCTACAACACTGGCCAG TGTTGGTCCAGAGCAGGGGCTTTAAAACATTAAGGACCAAAACCAGACGACTGCAGTCAAACTATGAGCGCCCCCTGGAATCTGAGGGGTTCACACCGTCTTTTATGAAG GGTTTCCTTTCACGTGACAAGGGGATTGAAGTGGAAAGTTTAGACATCCTGACGAAGAACAAGAACGTCCCGGATGGACAACAGGAGTCTTTCAAGAGGGGCTTCGCTGAGGGTTTCCTGAAAGCTCAAGCCTTGACACAACGCACACAAG ACTCTCTGAGGAGGACCCGTCTCATCCTGCTGGTGCTGCTTCTGGTTGGGCTGTATGGTATCTCCAAGACCCCGTTCCTATCGG TGCGGTTCCGAACCACATCAGGCCTGGACTCTGCTCTGGACCCAGTTCAGATCAAAAACGTGACATTTGAACATGTCAAAGGTGTAGAAGAGGCAAAGAATGAACTGCAGGATGTGGTGGAGTTCCTGAAAAGCCCACAGAAGTTCACAGCTTTGGGAGGAAAGCTGCCAAAAG GTGTTCTACTTGTCGGCCCTCCAGGGACTGGTAAGACCCTGCTGGCCAGAGCGGTGGCCGGAGAGGCAGATGTGCCATTCTATTATGCCTCTGGGTCAGAGTTTGATGAGATGTTCGTTGGAGTGGGAGCAAGCCGCATCAGGAACCTTTTCA GGGAGGGTAAAGCCAATGCTCCCTGTGTGATCTTCATTGATGAGCTGGACAGTGTTGGTGGGAAAAGGGTTGAGTCTCCCATGCACCCCTACTCCAGACAGACTATCAACCAACTACTCGCTGAGATGGATGG GTTTAAACCAAATGAAGGTGTGATCATCATTGGAGCAACAAACTTCCCAGAGGCTTTGGATAA TGCCCTGGTCCGCCCGGGACGTTTTGACATGCAGGTGACTGTCCCCAAACCAGATGTGAAAGGACGCACAGAGATTATCAACTGGTACCTGAAGAAGATTAAAGTAGATCCAG CTATCGAGGCCAGTATTATTGCCCGGGGCACGGTCGGCTTCTCGGGCGCTGACCTGGAGAATCTGGTCAACCAGGCGGCCCTGAAGGCAGCAGTGGATGGCAAAGACATGGTCTCTATGAAGGAGTTGGAGTTTGCTAAAGACAAAATCCTCATGG GTCCTGAGAGGAGGAGTGCAGAAATAGACCAGCAGAATAAGCGCATCACAGCGTTCCATGAGTCAGGCCATGCAATCGTTGCTTACTACACCAAAGATGCCATGCCAATCAACAAGGCTACTATCATGCCCAGGGGCCCAAGTCTGGGACAT GTGTCGATGCTTCCAGAGAATGATCGCTGGAGTGAGACTCGCTCTCAGTTACTGGCCCAGATGGACGTCAGTATGGGTGGACGTGTGGCAGAGGAGATTATATTTGGCCAGGAGTACATCACAACAG GAGCATCAAGTGACTTTGACAGTGCGACCAAGATCGCTAAAATGATGGTGACCAGATTTGGAATGAGTGAAAAG TTGGGTGTGATGACCTACACTGACATGACACGGCAGAGCCCAGAGACACAAGCTGCTGTGGAGCATGAAGTCAGGCTGATACTGAAG
- the LOC118117941 gene encoding acyl-CoA-binding domain-containing protein 5A isoform X1, translated as MAQEDKRSLEAKFAAAVKVMRSLPGEGPFQPSDDMMLMFYSYYKQATSGPCNIPRPSGFWDTGGKTEWDAWSSLGNMTKEEAMKNYVEDIQLILETIPISDEVSDLVQKLGNFYIETDGEGEEAEENEVDRRAFTRPFAQHADELIKPFKKPTMEGYGDLWDDIQNLQNTDSCYGVSVSSTEEQGSKENSEMERKEESSDGKRSEDEENGDEEDNTEDDTEEEEKRVWTPNPRLLRVDDKRWRSDTRGSSSSMEPSMSPFTNGTHSSLNSEVEEEELACSIEPSVQYNPYVHFNGHLSDHSDAAPEKNHRSTDSDNEEFCDSMEHLAMEERVLTSKVPTPRSRAASVKQNDLWFESNTTLNGGEDQAVTRDSYFKDGISTSQNSSSLSRRGRGSHSLRATCSCVRCVGAAAASCVSQSRFPVGALRGNVNEQIATALLRLQRDMANVLHRLQALEMIAVSQSRSSSPRQADSLTVARKVLRPSWWPFELSPLTVVLTAIWPLIAHWLFQLYLMRKRRRIP; from the exons ATGGCGCAGGAGGACAAACGCAGCCTGGAGGCGAaatttgctgctgcagttaaaGTGATGCGGAGTTTACCCGGAGAAG gTCCTTTCCAGCCATCTGACGACATGATGCTGATGTTCTATAGTTACTACAAGCAGGCAACCTCGGGGCCCTGCAACATCCCCAGACCCAGTGGCTTCTGGGACACTGGGGGGAAAACTGAATG GGATGCATGGAGCTCTTTAGGAAACATGACAAAGGAGGAAGCCATGAAGAATTATGTGGAGGACATCCAGCTG ATTTTGGAGACAATCCCCATCTCAGACGAAGTGTCCGACCTGGTTCAGAAGCTTGGCAACTTCTACATTGAGACAGATGGAGAAGGggaagaagctgaagaaaacGAAGTGGACAGGAGAGCCTTCACCAGGCCTTTTGCACAACACGCAG ATGAGCTGATCAAACCCTTTAAGAAACCAACAATGGAAG GCTATGGGGATCTGTGGGATGATATACAAAACCTCCAGAATACAGACAGTTGTTATGGTGTAAGTGTCAGTAGCACGGAGGAGCAGGGaagtaaagaaaacagtgaaatggagagaaaagaggaaagtaGTGATGGAAAGAGGAGTGAGGACGAGGAGAATGGGGATGAAGAAGACAATACAGAAGACGacacggaggaagaggagaaaagag TCTGGACTCCTAATCCACGGCTGCTGAGGGTGGACGACAAGAGGTGGAGGTCTGACACCAgaggctccagcagcagcatggaaCCAAGCATGTCCCCCTTCACCAACGGGACACACAGCTCGCTCAACAgcgaggtggaggaggaggaactggCCTGTTCCATCGAGCCCAGTGTGCAGTATAACCCTTATGTGCACTTTAATGGACATCTGAGTG ATCATAGCGATGCTGCTCCTGAGAAGAACCACCGATCCACAGACTCCGATAATGAGGAGTTCTGTGACTCAATGGAGCATTTAGCCATGGAAGAG CGGGTGTTGACATCAAAAGTTCCGACACCTAGATCAAGAGCTGCCTCCGTGAAGCAAAACGATCTCTGGTTTGAGAGCAACACTACGCTGAATGGAGGAGAAGATCAAGCAGTAACAAGAGATTCCTACTTTAAAGATGGGATTAGTACGAGTCAAAACAGCAGCTCCTTATcaagaagagggagag GTTCTCATTCGTTGAGGGCGACCTGCAGCTGTGTGCGGTGTGTTGGTGCAGCTGCTGCCAGTTGTGTGTCACAGAGCAGATTTCCTGTCGGTGCTTTAAGAGGAAACGTCAACGAGCAAATAGCTACAGCTCTTTTGAGGCTGCAGCGCGACATGGCCAATGTGTTGCACCGGTTGCAGGCTCTGGAGATGATCGCTGTGTCACAG tCGAGATCATCGTCACCAAGGCAGGCGGACTCCCTAACAGTGGCACGAAAG GTCCTGAGACCGTCCTGGTGGCCTTTTGAGCTCTCTCCACTCACAGTGGTGTTGACTGCTATCTGGCCTCTGATTGCCCACTGGCTTTTCCAGCTTTACTTGATGcggaagaggag GCGAATCCCCTGA
- the LOC118117941 gene encoding acyl-CoA-binding domain-containing protein 5 isoform X2, producing MAQEDKRSLEAKFAAAVKVMRSLPGEGPFQPSDDMMLMFYSYYKQATSGPCNIPRPSGFWDTGGKTEWDAWSSLGNMTKEEAMKNYVEDIQLILETIPISDEVSDLVQKLGNFYIETDGEGEEAEENEVDRRAFTRPFAQHAVWTPNPRLLRVDDKRWRSDTRGSSSSMEPSMSPFTNGTHSSLNSEVEEEELACSIEPSVQYNPYVHFNGHLSDHSDAAPEKNHRSTDSDNEEFCDSMEHLAMEERVLTSKVPTPRSRAASVKQNDLWFESNTTLNGGEDQAVTRDSYFKDGISTSQNSSSLSRRGRVSGSHSLRATCSCVRCVGAAAASCVSQSRFPVGALRGNVNEQIATALLRLQRDMANVLHRLQALEMIAVSQSRSSSPRQADSLTVARKVLRPSWWPFELSPLTVVLTAIWPLIAHWLFQLYLMRKRRRIP from the exons ATGGCGCAGGAGGACAAACGCAGCCTGGAGGCGAaatttgctgctgcagttaaaGTGATGCGGAGTTTACCCGGAGAAG gTCCTTTCCAGCCATCTGACGACATGATGCTGATGTTCTATAGTTACTACAAGCAGGCAACCTCGGGGCCCTGCAACATCCCCAGACCCAGTGGCTTCTGGGACACTGGGGGGAAAACTGAATG GGATGCATGGAGCTCTTTAGGAAACATGACAAAGGAGGAAGCCATGAAGAATTATGTGGAGGACATCCAGCTG ATTTTGGAGACAATCCCCATCTCAGACGAAGTGTCCGACCTGGTTCAGAAGCTTGGCAACTTCTACATTGAGACAGATGGAGAAGGggaagaagctgaagaaaacGAAGTGGACAGGAGAGCCTTCACCAGGCCTTTTGCACAACACGCAG TCTGGACTCCTAATCCACGGCTGCTGAGGGTGGACGACAAGAGGTGGAGGTCTGACACCAgaggctccagcagcagcatggaaCCAAGCATGTCCCCCTTCACCAACGGGACACACAGCTCGCTCAACAgcgaggtggaggaggaggaactggCCTGTTCCATCGAGCCCAGTGTGCAGTATAACCCTTATGTGCACTTTAATGGACATCTGAGTG ATCATAGCGATGCTGCTCCTGAGAAGAACCACCGATCCACAGACTCCGATAATGAGGAGTTCTGTGACTCAATGGAGCATTTAGCCATGGAAGAG CGGGTGTTGACATCAAAAGTTCCGACACCTAGATCAAGAGCTGCCTCCGTGAAGCAAAACGATCTCTGGTTTGAGAGCAACACTACGCTGAATGGAGGAGAAGATCAAGCAGTAACAAGAGATTCCTACTTTAAAGATGGGATTAGTACGAGTCAAAACAGCAGCTCCTTATcaagaagagggagag TTTCAGGTTCTCATTCGTTGAGGGCGACCTGCAGCTGTGTGCGGTGTGTTGGTGCAGCTGCTGCCAGTTGTGTGTCACAGAGCAGATTTCCTGTCGGTGCTTTAAGAGGAAACGTCAACGAGCAAATAGCTACAGCTCTTTTGAGGCTGCAGCGCGACATGGCCAATGTGTTGCACCGGTTGCAGGCTCTGGAGATGATCGCTGTGTCACAG tCGAGATCATCGTCACCAAGGCAGGCGGACTCCCTAACAGTGGCACGAAAG GTCCTGAGACCGTCCTGGTGGCCTTTTGAGCTCTCTCCACTCACAGTGGTGTTGACTGCTATCTGGCCTCTGATTGCCCACTGGCTTTTCCAGCTTTACTTGATGcggaagaggag GCGAATCCCCTGA
- the LOC118117941 gene encoding acyl-CoA-binding domain-containing protein 5A isoform X3, which translates to MAQEDKRSLEAKFAAAVKVMRSLPGEGPFQPSDDMMLMFYSYYKQATSGPCNIPRPSGFWDTGGKTEWDAWSSLGNMTKEEAMKNYVEDIQLILETIPISDEVSDLVQKLGNFYIETDGEGEEAEENEVDRRAFTRPFAQHADELIKPFKKPTMEGYGDLWDDIQNLQNTDSCYGVSVSSTEEQGSKENSEMERKEESSDGKRSEDEENGDEEDNTEDDTEEEEKRVWTPNPRLLRVDDKRWRSDTRGSSSSMEPSMSPFTNGTHSSLNSEVEEEELACSIEPSVQYNPYVHFNGHLSDHSDAAPEKNHRSTDSDNEEFCDSMEHLAMEERVLTSKVPTPRSRAASVKQNDLWFESNTTLNGGEDQAVTRDSYFKDGISTSQNSSSLSRRGRVSGSHSLRATCSCVRCVGAAAASCVSQSRFPVGALRGNVNEQIATALLRLQRDMANVLHRLQALEMIAVSQSRSSSPRQADSLTVARKVLRPSWWPFELSPLTVVLTAIWPLIAHWLFQLYLMRKRRRIP; encoded by the exons ATGGCGCAGGAGGACAAACGCAGCCTGGAGGCGAaatttgctgctgcagttaaaGTGATGCGGAGTTTACCCGGAGAAG gTCCTTTCCAGCCATCTGACGACATGATGCTGATGTTCTATAGTTACTACAAGCAGGCAACCTCGGGGCCCTGCAACATCCCCAGACCCAGTGGCTTCTGGGACACTGGGGGGAAAACTGAATG GGATGCATGGAGCTCTTTAGGAAACATGACAAAGGAGGAAGCCATGAAGAATTATGTGGAGGACATCCAGCTG ATTTTGGAGACAATCCCCATCTCAGACGAAGTGTCCGACCTGGTTCAGAAGCTTGGCAACTTCTACATTGAGACAGATGGAGAAGGggaagaagctgaagaaaacGAAGTGGACAGGAGAGCCTTCACCAGGCCTTTTGCACAACACGCAG ATGAGCTGATCAAACCCTTTAAGAAACCAACAATGGAAG GCTATGGGGATCTGTGGGATGATATACAAAACCTCCAGAATACAGACAGTTGTTATGGTGTAAGTGTCAGTAGCACGGAGGAGCAGGGaagtaaagaaaacagtgaaatggagagaaaagaggaaagtaGTGATGGAAAGAGGAGTGAGGACGAGGAGAATGGGGATGAAGAAGACAATACAGAAGACGacacggaggaagaggagaaaagag TCTGGACTCCTAATCCACGGCTGCTGAGGGTGGACGACAAGAGGTGGAGGTCTGACACCAgaggctccagcagcagcatggaaCCAAGCATGTCCCCCTTCACCAACGGGACACACAGCTCGCTCAACAgcgaggtggaggaggaggaactggCCTGTTCCATCGAGCCCAGTGTGCAGTATAACCCTTATGTGCACTTTAATGGACATCTGAGTG ATCATAGCGATGCTGCTCCTGAGAAGAACCACCGATCCACAGACTCCGATAATGAGGAGTTCTGTGACTCAATGGAGCATTTAGCCATGGAAGAG CGGGTGTTGACATCAAAAGTTCCGACACCTAGATCAAGAGCTGCCTCCGTGAAGCAAAACGATCTCTGGTTTGAGAGCAACACTACGCTGAATGGAGGAGAAGATCAAGCAGTAACAAGAGATTCCTACTTTAAAGATGGGATTAGTACGAGTCAAAACAGCAGCTCCTTATcaagaagagggagag TTTCAGGTTCTCATTCGTTGAGGGCGACCTGCAGCTGTGTGCGGTGTGTTGGTGCAGCTGCTGCCAGTTGTGTGTCACAGAGCAGATTTCCTGTCGGTGCTTTAAGAGGAAACGTCAACGAGCAAATAGCTACAGCTCTTTTGAGGCTGCAGCGCGACATGGCCAATGTGTTGCACCGGTTGCAGGCTCTGGAGATGATCGCTGTGTCACAG tCGAGATCATCGTCACCAAGGCAGGCGGACTCCCTAACAGTGGCACGAAAG GTCCTGAGACCGTCCTGGTGGCCTTTTGAGCTCTCTCCACTCACAGTGGTGTTGACTGCTATCTGGCCTCTGATTGCCCACTGGCTTTTCCAGCTTTACTTGATGcggaagaggag GCGAATCCCCTGA
- the yme1l1b gene encoding ATP-dependent zinc metalloprotease YME1L1b isoform X3 has product MSAQVLSRQQLPPFESVFTELQHWPVLVQSRGFKTLRTKTRRLQSNYERPLESEGFTPSFMKGFLSRDKGIEVESLDILTKNKNVPDGQQESFKRGFAEGFLKAQALTQRTQDSLRRTRLILLVLLLVGLYGISKTPFLSVRFRTTSGLDSALDPVQIKNVTFEHVKGVEEAKNELQDVVEFLKSPQKFTALGGKLPKGVLLVGPPGTGKTLLARAVAGEADVPFYYASGSEFDEMFVGVGASRIRNLFREGKANAPCVIFIDELDSVGGKRVESPMHPYSRQTINQLLAEMDGFKPNEGVIIIGATNFPEALDNALVRPGRFDMQVTVPKPDVKGRTEIINWYLKKIKVDPAIEASIIARGTVGFSGADLENLVNQAALKAAVDGKDMVSMKELEFAKDKILMGPERRSAEIDQQNKRITAFHESGHAIVAYYTKDAMPINKATIMPRGPSLGHVSMLPENDRWSETRSQLLAQMDVSMGGRVAEEIIFGQEYITTGASSDFDSATKIAKMMVTRFGMSEKLGVMTYTDMTRQSPETQAAVEHEVRLILKESYERARALLKSHAKEHRNLADALLMYETLDAKEIQLVLEGKNLEAR; this is encoded by the exons ATGTCAGCCCAAGTTTTATCCAGGCAGCAGCTTCCACCTTTTGAATCTGTCTTCACAGAGCTACAACACTGGCCAG TGTTGGTCCAGAGCAGGGGCTTTAAAACATTAAGGACCAAAACCAGACGACTGCAGTCAAACTATGAGCGCCCCCTGGAATCTGAGGGGTTCACACCGTCTTTTATGAAG GGTTTCCTTTCACGTGACAAGGGGATTGAAGTGGAAAGTTTAGACATCCTGACGAAGAACAAGAACGTCCCGGATGGACAACAGGAGTCTTTCAAGAGGGGCTTCGCTGAGGGTTTCCTGAAAGCTCAAGCCTTGACACAACGCACACAAG ACTCTCTGAGGAGGACCCGTCTCATCCTGCTGGTGCTGCTTCTGGTTGGGCTGTATGGTATCTCCAAGACCCCGTTCCTATCGG TGCGGTTCCGAACCACATCAGGCCTGGACTCTGCTCTGGACCCAGTTCAGATCAAAAACGTGACATTTGAACATGTCAAAGGTGTAGAAGAGGCAAAGAATGAACTGCAGGATGTGGTGGAGTTCCTGAAAAGCCCACAGAAGTTCACAGCTTTGGGAGGAAAGCTGCCAAAAG GTGTTCTACTTGTCGGCCCTCCAGGGACTGGTAAGACCCTGCTGGCCAGAGCGGTGGCCGGAGAGGCAGATGTGCCATTCTATTATGCCTCTGGGTCAGAGTTTGATGAGATGTTCGTTGGAGTGGGAGCAAGCCGCATCAGGAACCTTTTCA GGGAGGGTAAAGCCAATGCTCCCTGTGTGATCTTCATTGATGAGCTGGACAGTGTTGGTGGGAAAAGGGTTGAGTCTCCCATGCACCCCTACTCCAGACAGACTATCAACCAACTACTCGCTGAGATGGATGG GTTTAAACCAAATGAAGGTGTGATCATCATTGGAGCAACAAACTTCCCAGAGGCTTTGGATAA TGCCCTGGTCCGCCCGGGACGTTTTGACATGCAGGTGACTGTCCCCAAACCAGATGTGAAAGGACGCACAGAGATTATCAACTGGTACCTGAAGAAGATTAAAGTAGATCCAG CTATCGAGGCCAGTATTATTGCCCGGGGCACGGTCGGCTTCTCGGGCGCTGACCTGGAGAATCTGGTCAACCAGGCGGCCCTGAAGGCAGCAGTGGATGGCAAAGACATGGTCTCTATGAAGGAGTTGGAGTTTGCTAAAGACAAAATCCTCATGG GTCCTGAGAGGAGGAGTGCAGAAATAGACCAGCAGAATAAGCGCATCACAGCGTTCCATGAGTCAGGCCATGCAATCGTTGCTTACTACACCAAAGATGCCATGCCAATCAACAAGGCTACTATCATGCCCAGGGGCCCAAGTCTGGGACAT GTGTCGATGCTTCCAGAGAATGATCGCTGGAGTGAGACTCGCTCTCAGTTACTGGCCCAGATGGACGTCAGTATGGGTGGACGTGTGGCAGAGGAGATTATATTTGGCCAGGAGTACATCACAACAG GAGCATCAAGTGACTTTGACAGTGCGACCAAGATCGCTAAAATGATGGTGACCAGATTTGGAATGAGTGAAAAG TTGGGTGTGATGACCTACACTGACATGACACGGCAGAGCCCAGAGACACAAGCTGCTGTGGAGCATGAAGTCAGGCTGATACTGAAG
- the yme1l1b gene encoding ATP-dependent zinc metalloprotease YME1L1b isoform X2 produces MFSLSMTVQPQVTVPFSHLINVLHSLKSSVGSSSSSTCSSRKHKEHASDSPRHCTEPVWNLRELGLSDLGTQQLDELVNGVLPRLSMLEAPLPLGSQIAWRTSHLSSHSFFFNKHGFSCSPIPMSAQVLSRQQLPPFESVFTELQHWPVLVQSRGFKTLRTKTRRLQSNYERPLESEGFTPSFMKGFLSRDKGIEVESLDILTKNKNVPDGQQESFKRGFAEGFLKAQALTQRTQDSLRRTRLILLVLLLVGLYGISKTPFLSGLDSALDPVQIKNVTFEHVKGVEEAKNELQDVVEFLKSPQKFTALGGKLPKGVLLVGPPGTGKTLLARAVAGEADVPFYYASGSEFDEMFVGVGASRIRNLFREGKANAPCVIFIDELDSVGGKRVESPMHPYSRQTINQLLAEMDGFKPNEGVIIIGATNFPEALDNALVRPGRFDMQVTVPKPDVKGRTEIINWYLKKIKVDPAIEASIIARGTVGFSGADLENLVNQAALKAAVDGKDMVSMKELEFAKDKILMGPERRSAEIDQQNKRITAFHESGHAIVAYYTKDAMPINKATIMPRGPSLGHVSMLPENDRWSETRSQLLAQMDVSMGGRVAEEIIFGQEYITTGASSDFDSATKIAKMMVTRFGMSEKLGVMTYTDMTRQSPETQAAVEHEVRLILKESYERARALLKSHAKEHRNLADALLMYETLDAKEIQLVLEGKNLEAR; encoded by the exons ATGTTCTCTCTGTCAATGACGGTCCAACCACAG GTGACGGTGCCTTTCAGCCACCTCATCAACGTCCTCCACTCCCTGAAGAGCTCAGTGGGAAGCAGTagcagctccacctgcagctcAAGGAAACACAAGGAGCATGCCTCCGACTCACCACGACACTGTACAGAG CCTGTGTGGAACCTGCGGGAGCTTGGATTATCCGACCTGGGAacacagcagctggatgagCTCGTGAACGGTGTGTTACCACGCTTGAGCATGCTGGAAGCCCCGCTTCCACTTGGCAGTCAGATAGCCTGGAGGACGTCTCACCTCTCTTCACACTCCTTTTTCTTCAACAAGCATG ggTTCTCATGTAGTCCAATTCCAATGTCAGCCCAAGTTTTATCCAGGCAGCAGCTTCCACCTTTTGAATCTGTCTTCACAGAGCTACAACACTGGCCAG TGTTGGTCCAGAGCAGGGGCTTTAAAACATTAAGGACCAAAACCAGACGACTGCAGTCAAACTATGAGCGCCCCCTGGAATCTGAGGGGTTCACACCGTCTTTTATGAAG GGTTTCCTTTCACGTGACAAGGGGATTGAAGTGGAAAGTTTAGACATCCTGACGAAGAACAAGAACGTCCCGGATGGACAACAGGAGTCTTTCAAGAGGGGCTTCGCTGAGGGTTTCCTGAAAGCTCAAGCCTTGACACAACGCACACAAG ACTCTCTGAGGAGGACCCGTCTCATCCTGCTGGTGCTGCTTCTGGTTGGGCTGTATGGTATCTCCAAGACCCCGTTCCTATCGG GCCTGGACTCTGCTCTGGACCCAGTTCAGATCAAAAACGTGACATTTGAACATGTCAAAGGTGTAGAAGAGGCAAAGAATGAACTGCAGGATGTGGTGGAGTTCCTGAAAAGCCCACAGAAGTTCACAGCTTTGGGAGGAAAGCTGCCAAAAG GTGTTCTACTTGTCGGCCCTCCAGGGACTGGTAAGACCCTGCTGGCCAGAGCGGTGGCCGGAGAGGCAGATGTGCCATTCTATTATGCCTCTGGGTCAGAGTTTGATGAGATGTTCGTTGGAGTGGGAGCAAGCCGCATCAGGAACCTTTTCA GGGAGGGTAAAGCCAATGCTCCCTGTGTGATCTTCATTGATGAGCTGGACAGTGTTGGTGGGAAAAGGGTTGAGTCTCCCATGCACCCCTACTCCAGACAGACTATCAACCAACTACTCGCTGAGATGGATGG GTTTAAACCAAATGAAGGTGTGATCATCATTGGAGCAACAAACTTCCCAGAGGCTTTGGATAA TGCCCTGGTCCGCCCGGGACGTTTTGACATGCAGGTGACTGTCCCCAAACCAGATGTGAAAGGACGCACAGAGATTATCAACTGGTACCTGAAGAAGATTAAAGTAGATCCAG CTATCGAGGCCAGTATTATTGCCCGGGGCACGGTCGGCTTCTCGGGCGCTGACCTGGAGAATCTGGTCAACCAGGCGGCCCTGAAGGCAGCAGTGGATGGCAAAGACATGGTCTCTATGAAGGAGTTGGAGTTTGCTAAAGACAAAATCCTCATGG GTCCTGAGAGGAGGAGTGCAGAAATAGACCAGCAGAATAAGCGCATCACAGCGTTCCATGAGTCAGGCCATGCAATCGTTGCTTACTACACCAAAGATGCCATGCCAATCAACAAGGCTACTATCATGCCCAGGGGCCCAAGTCTGGGACAT GTGTCGATGCTTCCAGAGAATGATCGCTGGAGTGAGACTCGCTCTCAGTTACTGGCCCAGATGGACGTCAGTATGGGTGGACGTGTGGCAGAGGAGATTATATTTGGCCAGGAGTACATCACAACAG GAGCATCAAGTGACTTTGACAGTGCGACCAAGATCGCTAAAATGATGGTGACCAGATTTGGAATGAGTGAAAAG TTGGGTGTGATGACCTACACTGACATGACACGGCAGAGCCCAGAGACACAAGCTGCTGTGGAGCATGAAGTCAGGCTGATACTGAAG